The proteins below come from a single Mucilaginibacter mali genomic window:
- a CDS encoding P-loop NTPase family protein, protein MNVIPKLITDNPELLLYIDGKSHTTVLGGIKLTGFDRLKVTLKIVFGGNTIKAFRHNLDLYNSVQCEHLVEKASEALDVAAAELAGIISRLTTALEDYRSERLEAMKPKQAEKKQLTEAERKIALQYLKAPGLLGRTRQAISASGIVGEEVNSLIAYLIYTSRKRNTPLHLMCLGPSGTGKTWLQERVSELIPEEDKLEITMLSMNAFYYFGKDELKNKLLLIEDMDGADNVLYPLRELQSKRRISKTVTLKDSKGNLKTVTLNVEGPVCVSGCTTREQLYEDNANRCILLYTDDSPEQDKRIMDYQRKQSAGLVDQQAERNVREQLKNVQRLLQPVSVKNPFATYLQLPEAIFKPRRTMLLLLLFTETITFYHQYQRELQTDTTTGEQYVETTIEDIEVAFSLLETTLLKKSDELNDACRSFFEKLKAWLRQNDSETFYSKEVRPVFRLSPSSLSRYLYELERMGYIKIARGSRYKGFEYKVQSWDDLENLTNDAHEMMENILAEIRKVNHSSPGVAQSPDGLHKVQKTSKKTAVAQQQ, encoded by the coding sequence ATGAATGTAATACCAAAGTTAATTACAGATAATCCAGAGTTGTTACTTTATATTGATGGCAAATCGCATACAACAGTCCTGGGCGGTATTAAACTGACCGGCTTCGACCGCTTAAAAGTAACATTGAAGATAGTCTTTGGTGGCAACACCATCAAAGCCTTTCGCCATAACCTCGACCTGTATAACAGCGTGCAGTGTGAGCACCTGGTGGAAAAGGCTTCCGAGGCGCTGGACGTTGCTGCCGCTGAACTGGCCGGGATCATCAGCCGCCTGACCACTGCACTGGAAGATTACCGGTCCGAACGGCTCGAAGCCATGAAGCCAAAGCAGGCGGAAAAAAAGCAGCTCACCGAGGCTGAGCGTAAGATCGCCCTGCAATACCTGAAAGCGCCAGGCCTGCTCGGACGGACCCGGCAGGCGATCTCAGCCAGCGGTATTGTCGGTGAAGAAGTGAACAGCCTGATCGCCTACCTGATCTACACGTCCAGAAAGCGGAATACACCGCTGCACCTGATGTGCCTGGGGCCGTCCGGCACCGGCAAGACCTGGCTGCAGGAACGGGTCAGCGAACTGATCCCCGAAGAAGATAAGTTGGAGATCACCATGCTCTCCATGAATGCCTTTTACTACTTCGGTAAGGATGAACTTAAAAATAAGCTGCTGTTGATCGAGGACATGGACGGTGCGGATAACGTGCTGTACCCGCTCCGGGAACTGCAAAGCAAACGCCGGATCAGCAAGACCGTCACCCTAAAGGACAGCAAGGGTAACCTGAAAACGGTTACGCTTAACGTGGAGGGGCCGGTATGTGTCAGCGGCTGCACCACCCGCGAACAGCTTTATGAGGATAACGCCAACCGCTGTATCCTGCTGTACACGGACGATAGCCCTGAACAGGATAAGAGGATCATGGACTACCAGCGCAAGCAAAGCGCCGGGCTGGTTGATCAGCAGGCTGAGCGCAACGTGCGTGAGCAGCTGAAGAACGTGCAGCGCCTGCTGCAGCCGGTCAGCGTTAAAAACCCGTTCGCTACCTACCTGCAACTGCCGGAGGCCATCTTCAAGCCCAGGCGCACCATGCTGCTGCTTTTGTTATTCACCGAAACCATTACGTTCTACCACCAGTATCAGCGGGAATTGCAAACCGATACCACTACCGGTGAGCAGTACGTAGAAACTACGATTGAAGATATTGAGGTTGCCTTTTCGCTGCTGGAAACGACCTTGCTCAAAAAGAGCGACGAGTTAAACGATGCCTGCCGTTCATTCTTTGAAAAACTGAAAGCCTGGCTAAGGCAAAACGATAGCGAAACCTTTTACAGCAAGGAAGTGCGCCCGGTCTTTCGCCTCAGCCCAAGCAGTCTGAGCCGTTATCTGTACGAACTGGAACGCATGGGTTATATCAAGATCGCGCGTGGCAGCCGCTATAAAGGCTTTGAATACAAGGTACAAAGCTGGGATGATCTGGAAAACCTGACCAATGATGCCCATGAAATGATGGAGAATATCCTGGCTGAGATACGTAAGGTAAATCATAGTAGCCCAGGTGTAGCCCAAAGCCCTGATGGGTTACATAAAGTACAGAAAACCAGCAAGAAAACCGCAGTAGCCCAACAACAATAA
- a CDS encoding helix-turn-helix domain-containing protein, translating into MSLGSRIRELRTQKRLKQAELGAIVGLTYVQIGRYEIGKAKPAADMLSKLAKALDTTADYLVNEDVDDPAVTAQLTDRELLKQFKEVELLNAEDKHIVKVFIDAFLTKRHIQEYVK; encoded by the coding sequence ATGAGTTTAGGAAGCCGGATCAGGGAACTACGTACCCAAAAAAGACTGAAGCAAGCAGAGCTTGGCGCAATCGTCGGGCTGACCTATGTGCAGATTGGCCGCTATGAGATAGGCAAAGCTAAACCGGCAGCAGATATGCTTTCTAAGCTGGCCAAAGCGCTGGATACGACTGCCGATTATCTGGTAAATGAGGATGTGGATGACCCGGCAGTGACGGCACAGTTGACCGACCGGGAACTGCTTAAACAGTTTAAAGAAGTGGAGTTATTGAACGCTGAAGATAAGCATATTGTGAAAGTTTTTATTGACGCCTTTCTAACCAAAAGGCATATCCAGGAATATGTAAAGTAA
- a CDS encoding DUF4184 family protein: MPFTFAHPAIVLPLAKLSKHWVSITGLIVGSMTPDFEYFLRMRVKSIYSHTWPGLFWFDVPLGLCILIIYQFLIKDSLIEHLPTSLYSRFVGFKGTDKDYFKFQNLIVVLTSILIGTLSHILWDGFTHPTGYFVKLIPNLSSDLNLAGHNIAVYKIIQHVSTLIGLVVICVGVFSLKKSNKNNENSILIYWICIGFVACLTVIIGFVTGLKLYQYGDLIVCAVSGSFLGLFITSTAFKLKIRPIL; encoded by the coding sequence ATGCCTTTCACCTTTGCTCATCCTGCTATCGTCCTTCCTCTTGCGAAATTATCTAAACATTGGGTTTCAATTACAGGATTGATTGTGGGAAGTATGACACCAGACTTTGAGTACTTTTTGAGAATGAGGGTTAAAAGTATTTATAGCCATACTTGGCCAGGGCTATTTTGGTTTGATGTTCCTTTGGGTTTGTGTATATTAATTATTTATCAATTTCTAATTAAAGATAGCTTAATCGAACACCTCCCAACTTCATTGTATAGCCGATTTGTCGGATTCAAAGGAACGGATAAAGACTATTTCAAATTTCAAAATTTAATAGTCGTTCTCACTTCTATTTTAATAGGAACTCTATCTCATATTCTTTGGGATGGATTTACCCACCCCACAGGCTACTTTGTAAAACTGATACCAAACTTATCCAGCGATTTAAATTTAGCGGGGCATAATATCGCAGTTTATAAAATTATTCAGCACGTTAGTACCTTGATTGGGCTTGTGGTCATTTGTGTTGGTGTATTTTCATTAAAGAAGAGTAATAAAAATAATGAAAATTCCATTTTAATTTATTGGATATGCATTGGATTTGTTGCTTGCTTAACGGTAATAATTGGATTTGTAACAGGCCTTAAACTTTATCAGTACGGCGACCTAATTGTGTGCGCGGTTTCAGGGTCGTTTTTAGGATTATTCATTACTTCTACAGCATTCAAATTAAAAATCCGCCCAATACTTTAA
- a CDS encoding aminotransferase class I/II-fold pyridoxal phosphate-dependent enzyme translates to MKTNINFLKASFKDFENIPDLNAFERAEVFQEFTNYMEENGQMNFRFMTSINGCGPEMWVTSPFNKTPTKCISLVSNDYLNFTQHPKVKQAAIEGIEKYGTGAGASPLIGGHHDYHELLQRKISKFFHRSEDSALIFTTGYTANSATLLALLKKEDIAILDMAVHASVYEGCKETNVKMFLHNDLETLERILKDAHDKFLTRLVIIDGVYSQDGDLAKMEEILKLTKQYGGFLMVDDAHGIGVLGETGRGAIEIFNMLDKVDIISGTLSKAFGHVGGFIVADPKIINFLKFQSRQQVFSSTSTPAAAGLLKAIDLIDEEPQWRKMLMENVAYFKKGLTDLGLDIGNTESAIIPVKIGDAHKTGDAGRLLLKAGVYANTIVYPGVARKNARIRTSLMATHTRDHLDKALSAFEYIDQKLHISSTKRE, encoded by the coding sequence ATGAAAACTAACATTAACTTTCTTAAAGCAAGTTTTAAGGACTTTGAAAATATTCCGGACTTAAACGCATTTGAACGAGCTGAAGTATTCCAGGAATTTACCAACTATATGGAAGAAAATGGCCAAATGAATTTTAGATTTATGACCAGCATCAATGGCTGCGGCCCGGAAATGTGGGTAACATCGCCATTTAACAAAACACCAACCAAATGTATTAGCCTGGTATCTAACGACTATCTGAACTTTACCCAACATCCAAAAGTTAAACAGGCCGCAATTGAGGGAATTGAAAAATATGGCACCGGAGCCGGAGCCTCGCCCTTAATTGGTGGCCATCATGATTATCACGAATTATTGCAGCGAAAAATATCTAAGTTTTTTCACAGAAGTGAAGACTCCGCGTTAATCTTTACTACCGGTTACACCGCCAACAGCGCAACACTTTTGGCACTTTTAAAAAAGGAGGATATCGCTATTTTGGACATGGCGGTACACGCAAGTGTTTATGAGGGATGCAAAGAAACTAACGTTAAAATGTTTTTGCATAATGATCTTGAAACATTGGAACGGATTTTAAAAGACGCACACGATAAATTCCTGACAAGGCTGGTAATTATTGATGGTGTGTACTCCCAGGACGGTGATTTAGCCAAAATGGAGGAAATCCTGAAGTTAACCAAACAATACGGCGGTTTTTTAATGGTGGATGACGCTCATGGAATCGGTGTATTAGGTGAGACAGGACGTGGTGCAATAGAAATCTTTAACATGCTTGATAAAGTTGATATCATATCAGGAACGTTAAGTAAAGCTTTCGGCCATGTTGGTGGTTTCATCGTAGCTGATCCGAAAATTATCAACTTTTTAAAGTTCCAGTCAAGGCAGCAGGTTTTTTCATCAACCTCTACACCAGCAGCGGCAGGTCTGCTGAAAGCAATCGATTTAATCGACGAGGAACCCCAATGGCGTAAAATGCTTATGGAAAATGTAGCTTATTTCAAAAAAGGATTAACCGATTTAGGATTAGATATAGGTAACACAGAATCGGCAATTATACCGGTGAAAATTGGCGATGCCCACAAAACTGGTGATGCGGGCCGATTGCTTTTGAAAGCAGGTGTTTACGCTAATACCATCGTTTATCCGGGTGTCGCGAGAAAAAATGCAAGAATCAGAACCAGCTTAATGGCAACACATACCCGTGATCATTTAGATAAAGCACTCAGTGCGTTTGAATATATTGATCAAAAGTTGCATATTTCCTCAACCAAAAGGGAATAA
- a CDS encoding TetR/AcrR family transcriptional regulator codes for MTKKRYQGETNDKERSMQRLMEAVGCVIKEKGYSGLGPTNIAKAAGLNKRLIYFYFGTVDNLIEQYVRSKDYFAGASNGANQLLEQNKASGTCKLLESLLINQLEHFYNNEEMQKIILWQISQKSQIMYEVAETREQLGAHFFELADKELDRAKVDLRAVAGLLVGGIYYMVLHAKSNDSLFCQIDVNTKEGIERIKSAISTILADTYRCAGLSNN; via the coding sequence ATGACCAAAAAAAGATATCAAGGCGAAACAAATGATAAAGAGCGTTCAATGCAGCGCTTAATGGAAGCGGTTGGCTGTGTTATAAAAGAAAAAGGGTATTCAGGACTTGGCCCTACAAATATTGCTAAGGCAGCCGGATTAAATAAAAGATTGATTTATTTCTATTTTGGCACCGTTGATAATCTGATTGAACAATACGTCCGGAGTAAAGATTATTTTGCAGGAGCTTCTAATGGTGCCAATCAATTGTTAGAACAGAACAAAGCGTCGGGCACCTGTAAGTTGCTTGAATCCTTGTTAATAAATCAATTGGAGCATTTCTATAACAATGAAGAAATGCAAAAAATCATTTTATGGCAAATCAGCCAAAAAAGCCAAATAATGTATGAGGTCGCCGAAACCCGTGAGCAACTCGGAGCACATTTTTTTGAGCTCGCTGACAAGGAATTAGACAGAGCTAAGGTTGATTTGCGCGCAGTTGCCGGTTTACTGGTAGGCGGAATTTACTACATGGTGCTTCATGCCAAATCTAATGATAGTTTATTCTGTCAAATTGATGTAAATACAAAAGAGGGGATAGAAAGGATAAAGAGTGCGATAAGTACTATTTTAGCAGACACCTACCGATGCGCAGGACTATCAAATAATTAA
- a CDS encoding helix-turn-helix domain-containing protein: protein MDSVVNDKPLHIGKKIERVRKLRGLTQEDVAVGLGITKQAVSKIEQSENIEEDRLKQIADVLGVTLEGLKSFRDETVLFTANFYEGSSVTNSSINTRECTQINNPIEKIIELYESILKVEREKIDILMNKKND from the coding sequence ATGGATTCAGTAGTAAATGATAAGCCGTTACATATCGGTAAAAAAATTGAAAGAGTTAGAAAGCTCCGGGGATTGACTCAAGAAGATGTGGCAGTTGGTTTAGGAATTACTAAACAAGCTGTATCAAAAATTGAGCAAAGTGAAAATATTGAGGAAGACAGATTAAAGCAAATTGCTGACGTATTAGGCGTTACTTTAGAAGGTCTAAAAAGTTTTAGAGATGAAACTGTTCTTTTTACCGCAAATTTTTATGAAGGAAGTTCAGTAACAAATAGTTCTATAAACACAAGGGAGTGTACACAGATCAATAATCCGATTGAAAAAATTATTGAACTGTATGAGAGCATTCTTAAAGTCGAACGAGAAAAAATAGATATTTTAATGAATAAAAAGAACGACTAA
- a CDS encoding helix-turn-helix domain-containing protein: protein MEETLFNKKPLSIGQKVERIRTFRGFKQEYLANKLGVSQQTVSKIEQQEEIEEELLKQIAYALGVTPEVIKNFDEDRITYHINNVYDVHDFEIKDNGNFIAQQVNPIEKIAELYERLLQSEREKLELLKNQNKA from the coding sequence ATGGAAGAAACCTTGTTTAACAAAAAGCCATTAAGTATCGGACAGAAAGTCGAAAGGATAAGAACTTTCCGTGGATTCAAACAGGAGTATCTCGCTAATAAACTTGGCGTTTCTCAGCAAACAGTTTCAAAGATTGAGCAACAGGAGGAAATTGAAGAGGAACTGTTAAAGCAAATTGCTTATGCATTAGGCGTTACACCTGAAGTAATAAAGAACTTTGATGAGGATAGAATTACCTATCACATTAATAATGTATACGATGTTCATGATTTTGAAATTAAGGACAATGGTAATTTCATTGCTCAACAAGTCAATCCAATAGAAAAGATAGCTGAACTATACGAACGACTTTTACAAAGTGAAAGAGAGAAGTTAGAACTTTTGAAAAACCAAAATAAGGCTTGA
- a CDS encoding SusC/RagA family TonB-linked outer membrane protein, producing the protein MKKTTTKIAMALLCLMRSYIITNTFLFFLAVLLIIPYNNADAQDRFALAGTVMSADHEPLPGATIAEARTGIKTSSDGNGQFRLYPADTSGYLIITYVGFKTAQVRFDKTAKGPIQIMLVSDPSVLKEVIVSTGYQTLPKERATGSFVQLDSAIINRRISTDAISRLEGVVPGLLFNRNTSATSTGTLDISIRGHSTLFSNDQPLIVVDNFPYDGDINNINPNDIASITVLKDAAAASIWGVRSGNGVIVITTKKGKLNQKMAVELNANLTIGAKPNLFYDPNFLNANEFINVEQTLFANGFYNSALNSGYQVVSPVVQILANERAGTISNGDANNQINVLRVLDLRKQIAKYFYRTSANQQYNLNFRGGGDKSDYYLSLGYDNDLTNQVGNNNNRITINSNYNFYPVKNLQLSTAIIYTKSNEQNNSTLSGIRSVSGKSQLYPYAQIADANGSALPVIHGFSSNFVNNPANSQYLDWNYRPLDELSNADNTSGITDNRINLGLKYSFLNGFSTEFKYVYENSQSDFSNYFNTNTYYTRNLINQFTQKSTSGSLSYPIPVGGILQGANASLLSQHLRGQLNYSKDWNSKNSFSAILGSEWSSAINKLADQGTAYGYDKNTDANFTNIDYLTFYSLNPRGMGSMQIPNGQAYTQTTDHFISYFTNAAYTYDNKYTLSVSGRIDKSNLFGVNANQKAVPLYSAGISWDIGKEDFYHIGWLPGAKLRLTFGYNGNINKTVTAVTTLKEQSNSYYSGTPYNIIANPGNPELQWEKDRIINLGFDFSAKSQAVTGSVEFYFKQGDNLFGSSSLPPSTGYSTFFGNTASTSGHGADITLNSRNIYHKKFKWLTTFLYSYSFDKVNKYGVQSTLTSFLTQGDGNSGVITPLIGAPLFAVYSFRSGTLTHNTGDPQGYLNGQLSTDYSAIINNTSVNDLVYNGPSRPASFGSLRNNFIYGDWTLSFNIIYKLGYVFRKQSVQYGALYNNWLGNKDFSKRWQKPGDELTTTVPSMPLPPVNDNRDFFYTFSQTLVDNGDHIRLQDISISYDLTKSIWKNSPFTNLSIYGYINNVGILWRANHDGLDPDVFSITGGGITSLPLPRTYAIGLKSNFK; encoded by the coding sequence ATGAAAAAAACAACGACCAAGATCGCTATGGCATTGCTATGCCTGATGCGCAGCTATATTATAACAAATACTTTTCTCTTTTTTTTAGCCGTTTTATTGATTATCCCATATAATAATGCTGATGCCCAGGATCGTTTTGCGCTTGCCGGAACGGTAATGTCAGCAGATCATGAGCCGCTACCCGGAGCGACTATTGCCGAAGCAAGAACCGGGATTAAAACATCCTCAGATGGTAATGGTCAGTTTCGGCTGTACCCTGCGGATACAAGCGGATATTTGATCATAACCTATGTCGGTTTCAAAACCGCGCAGGTAAGGTTCGACAAAACAGCTAAAGGGCCGATACAAATTATGCTTGTCAGCGACCCTTCCGTGCTTAAAGAAGTAATCGTATCCACAGGGTATCAGACATTGCCCAAAGAAAGGGCGACCGGCTCTTTTGTTCAGTTAGATAGCGCCATTATAAACCGCCGGATCAGCACAGATGCAATCAGCCGTCTAGAAGGTGTTGTTCCGGGATTACTTTTTAACAGGAATACGAGTGCAACCTCTACTGGAACGTTAGATATCAGCATTCGCGGACACAGTACCCTGTTTTCCAACGACCAGCCTCTAATTGTCGTAGATAATTTTCCTTATGATGGTGATATAAACAATATTAATCCTAACGACATAGCCAGCATCACCGTATTAAAAGATGCTGCCGCAGCATCCATTTGGGGTGTTCGTTCAGGTAATGGCGTTATCGTCATTACGACGAAAAAAGGGAAATTAAATCAAAAAATGGCGGTAGAGTTAAATGCGAACCTGACCATCGGCGCAAAACCGAACTTATTTTATGATCCCAATTTTCTTAACGCAAACGAGTTTATTAATGTCGAGCAAACCCTGTTCGCCAACGGATTTTATAACAGCGCCTTAAACTCAGGCTATCAGGTTGTTTCACCCGTTGTGCAAATACTGGCAAATGAGCGTGCCGGAACAATTTCAAACGGAGATGCCAACAATCAAATCAATGTTCTCAGGGTTTTAGACTTGCGTAAACAGATTGCGAAATATTTTTACCGGACATCAGCTAATCAGCAGTATAATTTGAATTTCAGGGGTGGGGGCGATAAAAGTGATTATTATCTATCATTGGGGTATGATAATGATTTAACTAACCAGGTCGGAAATAACAATAACCGGATCACCATCAACAGCAATTACAATTTTTACCCCGTTAAAAATTTACAGTTATCAACCGCCATTATTTATACGAAATCAAATGAGCAGAACAATAGCACCCTTTCCGGCATCAGAAGTGTTAGCGGCAAAAGCCAGTTATACCCTTACGCGCAAATTGCCGATGCAAATGGAAGTGCATTACCTGTTATTCATGGCTTCTCTTCAAATTTTGTTAATAATCCCGCCAACTCCCAATACCTTGACTGGAATTATCGCCCGCTTGATGAGTTAAGTAATGCCGACAACACTTCTGGCATAACTGATAACCGGATAAATCTCGGGCTGAAATATAGTTTCCTAAACGGATTTAGCACTGAATTTAAATACGTGTATGAAAACAGTCAATCTGATTTCAGCAATTATTTTAATACAAATACTTATTATACAAGAAACCTGATCAACCAGTTCACGCAAAAAAGCACCAGCGGATCATTGTCCTATCCAATACCCGTAGGCGGCATACTGCAGGGTGCCAACGCGTCTTTGTTGTCCCAGCATCTGCGCGGTCAGCTTAATTATTCTAAAGATTGGAATTCCAAGAACTCCTTTAGCGCAATTTTAGGGTCTGAATGGAGTTCTGCGATCAATAAATTGGCGGATCAGGGTACGGCTTACGGATACGATAAGAATACAGATGCAAATTTTACAAATATTGATTATTTAACCTTTTATAGCCTGAATCCCCGTGGAATGGGATCAATGCAAATTCCCAACGGCCAGGCCTATACACAAACGACCGACCACTTCATTTCCTATTTTACAAATGCGGCTTACACCTATGATAATAAATATACTTTATCAGTTAGCGGCAGGATCGATAAATCAAATCTTTTTGGGGTCAACGCTAATCAGAAAGCCGTCCCCTTATATTCAGCAGGTATTTCGTGGGATATTGGCAAGGAAGATTTTTACCATATCGGATGGCTACCAGGCGCGAAGTTAAGGTTGACATTTGGTTATAACGGCAACATAAACAAAACCGTGACGGCTGTCACAACCCTAAAGGAACAAAGTAATTCATATTACTCGGGAACGCCTTATAATATCATCGCCAATCCTGGCAACCCGGAACTGCAATGGGAAAAAGACCGCATAATAAACCTCGGATTTGACTTCAGTGCAAAAAGCCAGGCTGTAACAGGTTCTGTTGAATTTTATTTTAAACAGGGGGACAATTTGTTCGGGAGTTCATCGCTTCCGCCGTCAACGGGATACAGCACATTTTTTGGAAATACCGCGAGTACGTCCGGGCATGGCGCAGATATAACGCTCAACAGCCGCAATATATACCATAAGAAATTTAAATGGCTTACTACATTTCTTTATAGCTATTCATTTGATAAAGTTAACAAGTATGGTGTTCAGTCCACACTCACGTCATTTCTAACACAAGGCGACGGCAACTCGGGCGTTATCACGCCACTGATCGGTGCCCCGCTATTTGCAGTCTACAGTTTTCGGTCGGGTACTTTGACCCATAATACCGGCGATCCGCAGGGATACCTTAACGGCCAACTGAGCACAGACTATTCTGCCATCATCAACAATACATCTGTGAACGATTTAGTTTACAACGGGCCATCAAGACCAGCATCTTTTGGATCATTAAGAAACAACTTTATTTATGGGGACTGGACACTATCGTTCAATATTATTTATAAGCTCGGCTATGTCTTCAGGAAACAATCCGTACAATACGGCGCCTTGTATAACAACTGGCTGGGGAACAAGGATTTTAGCAAAAGATGGCAAAAGCCAGGAGATGAGCTGACTACCACAGTCCCTTCCATGCCTTTGCCTCCTGTTAACGATAACAGGGATTTTTTCTATACGTTCTCGCAAACACTGGTTGACAATGGCGATCATATTCGTCTTCAGGATATCTCAATAAGTTATGACCTCACCAAATCTATCTGGAAAAACTCACCTTTTACCAACCTTAGCATATATGGCTACATTAACAATGTCGGTATTCTTTGGCGGGCAAATCATGATGGCCTCGACCCAGATGTATTTTCCATAACCGGTGGCGGAATAACAAGCCTTCCTTTACCAAGAACTTACGCCATTGGACTTAAATCAAATTTCAAATAA
- a CDS encoding RagB/SusD family nutrient uptake outer membrane protein → MKTNHPYYLPLLLVITTIVFSGCKKQDDLLNAKPNQALNIPSTLADLQLLIGNENIFNRNYPSLGLLSTDDYFVDAGLWASSFASGKNAYVWAKEIYSANTNVGDWNFPYQAVYYANTILSILPTIHTSNSQQTAANTIKGSALFYRAISFYNLVQTFAMPYDSTTAAKDLGVPLPLMPDLSSKLPRSTESQCYEQIINDLNSALPLLADQSTSKTRPSKAAVLGLLSRIYLVMGNYNKSLKYATDCLALYNKLQDFNKLDPSAFPVYPNFSPEEIFHASMIGYDENSFSAQVDSNVYHSFNDPHDLRLAIFFYNNNGEIEFNSQFDFNNANAAPIATNEIMLTKAECEARLNSTSSAMSDLNALLVNRWVTGTYKPLVAVSADDALKQILKERRKELLFTGLRWSDLRRLNKDTRFAITLYRNINGVTYSIAPNDPRYALPIPDNEIALNPIPQNPR, encoded by the coding sequence ATGAAAACAAACCATCCATATTATTTACCGCTGCTTTTGGTTATAACCACCATAGTATTTAGCGGCTGCAAGAAACAGGATGACCTGCTTAATGCCAAGCCAAATCAGGCCCTGAACATTCCCTCCACTCTTGCGGATTTACAATTACTGATCGGTAATGAAAATATATTTAACCGAAATTATCCTTCACTTGGTCTGCTATCAACGGACGATTATTTTGTCGATGCCGGTCTGTGGGCAAGCAGTTTTGCTTCCGGAAAAAATGCCTATGTATGGGCAAAGGAAATCTACTCAGCGAATACGAACGTGGGGGACTGGAATTTTCCTTATCAGGCCGTTTATTATGCCAATACCATATTGTCAATCCTTCCGACAATTCACACTTCAAATAGTCAGCAGACAGCCGCTAACACGATAAAGGGTTCCGCTTTGTTTTACAGGGCTATATCCTTTTACAACCTCGTTCAGACGTTTGCGATGCCTTATGATTCGACGACAGCCGCCAAAGATTTAGGTGTTCCATTACCGTTAATGCCGGACTTAAGTTCAAAACTTCCACGCTCGACCGAAAGTCAATGTTATGAGCAGATCATTAATGATCTCAATTCTGCACTTCCCTTGCTGGCCGACCAGTCAACGTCAAAGACCCGGCCCTCAAAAGCAGCGGTATTAGGGCTGCTCTCAAGAATTTACCTGGTTATGGGTAATTATAATAAATCGTTAAAATATGCCACCGATTGCCTGGCGCTTTACAACAAATTACAGGATTTCAACAAGCTCGACCCCTCTGCATTTCCTGTTTATCCGAATTTTTCACCTGAAGAAATATTTCATGCCAGCATGATAGGCTATGATGAGAATAGCTTCTCAGCCCAGGTTGATAGTAACGTTTATCACTCCTTCAACGATCCGCATGACTTAAGACTGGCCATCTTTTTTTATAACAATAACGGTGAGATCGAGTTCAACAGCCAGTTCGATTTTAATAACGCTAATGCTGCCCCGATTGCCACCAATGAAATAATGTTAACCAAAGCAGAATGTGAAGCAAGGCTGAACAGTACCTCATCGGCCATGTCTGACCTCAATGCCTTACTGGTGAACAGATGGGTGACGGGTACATATAAACCTTTAGTGGCTGTGTCCGCCGATGATGCGCTGAAACAAATTTTAAAAGAGCGACGAAAGGAACTGCTGTTTACCGGATTAAGATGGAGTGATTTGCGTCGGTTAAACAAAGACACCCGTTTTGCAATTACGCTGTACAGGAATATTAACGGGGTTACTTATTCAATCGCACCCAATGATCCACGGTATGCACTACCAATACCAGATAACGAAATAGCCTTAAATCCCATTCCTCAAAACCCGCGCTAA